In Geobacillus kaustophilus, a genomic segment contains:
- a CDS encoding MDR family MFS transporter, with the protein MENKETKMGLVVIALLLGIFVASMDNTIVATAMATIVADLGGLKQFVWVTSAYMVAEMAGMPIFGKLSDMYGRKRFFLFGMVVFLLGSILCGMAQTIVQLSIFRAIQGIGGGALVPIAFAIMFDIFPPEKRGKMGGLFGAVFGLSSIFGPLLGAYITDYLNWRWVFYINIPLGLVAFLLLWVYYRESSKHSKQSIDWLGVMTLVPAIVCLMFALELGGQKYDWDSAVIIGLFSAFALLFLAFLYVETKAQEPIVSYHMFRERLFASTTLVAFFSGATFVVATVYIPIFIQGVTGGSATNSGLILLPMMLATTVSAQFGGFLAGKTSYRNVMLGFMLLFAVGIGLLGTIDKHTTRLVVTWYMIIVGLGIGASFSVLGMAAIHHFSETERGAASSTNSFVRSLGMTVGITVFGIIQRNLFTDQLAEQFRGMAQGAFGSGVHDPRAMLSPEARAHIPAPVLDRLTEALASSIADTFLWALIPAALAVICVLFMSNERLAVRMGARGERK; encoded by the coding sequence ATGGAGAACAAAGAAACAAAAATGGGATTGGTGGTCATTGCATTGTTGCTTGGCATTTTTGTCGCTTCAATGGACAATACGATTGTGGCGACTGCGATGGCGACGATCGTCGCTGACTTGGGCGGGCTCAAGCAGTTCGTTTGGGTGACGTCGGCGTATATGGTGGCCGAGATGGCCGGGATGCCGATTTTCGGGAAACTGTCCGATATGTACGGGCGAAAGCGATTTTTCTTATTTGGCATGGTCGTGTTTTTGCTTGGTTCGATTTTGTGCGGCATGGCGCAAACGATCGTGCAGCTCAGCATTTTCCGCGCCATTCAAGGCATCGGCGGCGGGGCGCTGGTGCCGATCGCGTTTGCCATTATGTTTGATATTTTCCCGCCCGAGAAACGTGGGAAAATGGGCGGTTTGTTCGGCGCCGTGTTTGGCCTGTCAAGCATTTTCGGTCCGCTGCTTGGGGCGTATATCACCGATTATTTAAATTGGCGATGGGTGTTTTACATTAACATTCCGCTCGGGCTTGTCGCGTTTTTGTTGCTTTGGGTTTATTATCGCGAGTCGTCGAAGCATTCGAAACAAAGCATTGACTGGCTTGGCGTGATGACGCTCGTGCCGGCGATCGTCTGCCTCATGTTTGCTTTGGAGCTTGGCGGTCAGAAGTATGACTGGGACTCGGCCGTGATCATCGGGCTGTTTTCCGCGTTCGCGTTGTTGTTTCTCGCTTTTTTGTATGTGGAAACGAAGGCGCAAGAGCCAATCGTATCGTACCATATGTTTCGCGAGCGTCTGTTTGCGTCCACGACTCTTGTCGCCTTTTTCTCTGGCGCAACGTTTGTCGTCGCCACCGTGTACATCCCGATTTTCATCCAAGGGGTGACAGGCGGTTCAGCGACAAATTCGGGGCTGATCTTGTTGCCGATGATGCTGGCGACGACCGTATCCGCCCAGTTCGGCGGTTTTTTGGCTGGAAAAACGAGCTATCGCAATGTGATGCTCGGGTTTATGCTGCTGTTTGCGGTCGGGATCGGGCTTCTAGGGACGATTGATAAACATACGACACGGCTTGTGGTGACGTGGTATATGATCATTGTCGGTCTGGGGATCGGCGCTTCATTTTCTGTGCTCGGCATGGCGGCGATCCACCACTTTTCCGAAACGGAGCGGGGCGCGGCCAGCTCTACGAATTCGTTTGTACGGTCGCTCGGCATGACCGTCGGCATTACAGTGTTTGGAATCATTCAGCGAAACTTGTTTACGGATCAATTGGCTGAGCAGTTTCGCGGCATGGCTCAAGGAGCGTTTGGAAGCGGTGTTCACGACCCGCGCGCGATGTTGTCGCCGGAAGCGCGGGCGCACATTCCGGCCCCCGTGCTCGATCGTTTGACGGAAGCGTTGGCGTCGTCGATTGCCGACACGTTTTTATGGGCGCTCATTCCCGCGGCGCTGGCGGTCATTTGCGTGCTGTTTATGTCGAACGAGCGGCTTGCGGTGCGGATGGGTGCGCGGGGGGAACGTAAGTGA
- a CDS encoding helix-turn-helix domain-containing protein, translating to MKRLNITHDHGWTPRTLRKQERKIKNALLRQRVMAVRLVMEGYLGKEAASMVNVCRQTVSHYVSLFNEGGLELLLHRDFAPGREPFLTEEQQEEIKQLVLTTTPAELGWDVASAWNTKLLQSYVEKHFGVCLSREALRKLLHRQGLSWTRPAYTLAKGNPDEQKQFEKQMDLIKKT from the coding sequence ATGAAACGTCTCAACATCACCCATGATCACGGATGGACGCCACGGACGCTTCGCAAACAGGAACGGAAAATCAAAAACGCGCTTCTTCGCCAACGGGTGATGGCGGTTCGTTTGGTCATGGAAGGTTATTTGGGCAAAGAGGCGGCCTCCATGGTCAACGTGTGCCGACAAACCGTTTCCCATTATGTGTCGCTGTTCAATGAAGGCGGTCTGGAGCTCTTGCTTCATCGGGATTTCGCCCCTGGACGGGAGCCGTTTCTCACCGAAGAACAGCAGGAAGAGATCAAACAGCTTGTGTTGACCACCACTCCCGCGGAACTGGGCTGGGACGTCGCTTCGGCCTGGAACACCAAACTCCTGCAATCCTATGTCGAAAAGCACTTTGGTGTTTGCCTTTCCCGTGAAGCGCTGCGAAAACTCCTACACCGTCAAGGTCTGTCATGGACTCGCCCTGCGTACACGCTGGCGAAAGGGAATCCGGATGAGCAAAAGCAATTTGAAAAGCAAATGGATTTGATAAAAAAAACTTGA
- a CDS encoding IS630 family transposase has product MITKETEDAVLLYIDETHIRSYHVLRSTWSEVGRQKRVPTFGHHAHVSVFGAVNVHDGDIVLHQTEAANAATFLDFLRLLKERHPNRIIALVLDNARIHHARMVKDFLREEGQCFHFLYLPPYSPQLNPIERLWKWLKDTMIANAFHKDRHEIVQAVQRFAHYIQERPEEVLRRLGCSA; this is encoded by the coding sequence TTGATCACCAAGGAGACAGAAGATGCCGTTCTTCTGTACATCGATGAAACGCATATCCGCTCTTATCATGTCTTGCGATCCACTTGGTCCGAGGTCGGCCGTCAAAAACGTGTGCCGACATTCGGCCATCATGCCCATGTTTCGGTATTTGGCGCGGTGAACGTCCACGATGGGGACATCGTGCTTCACCAAACAGAAGCCGCCAACGCCGCGACGTTCTTGGATTTCTTGCGCCTGCTCAAAGAGCGGCATCCCAACCGGATCATTGCGCTCGTCTTGGACAATGCCCGGATTCATCACGCTCGAATGGTGAAGGACTTTTTGCGAGAAGAAGGACAATGTTTTCATTTCCTGTATCTGCCTCCCTACTCGCCGCAGCTCAACCCGATCGAGCGTTTGTGGAAATGGCTGAAGGATACGATGATCGCCAACGCCTTTCACAAAGACCGCCACGAGATCGTGCAAGCGGTTCAACGATTTGCTCATTACATTCAGGAACGCCCGGAGGAAGTGTTGCGGCGCTTGGGGTGTTCCGCGTAA
- a CDS encoding YidH family protein, giving the protein MVREAKRQTTEDSKYIQQHLANERTFLAWIRTSIAVIGIAFLMINLHEKATASALSTFLVQLIGALAVVISVCTIVFSTVSYVVKTKQINEQTFRPSRPLIWFLASLLLLITGLFGYYFFTLL; this is encoded by the coding sequence ATGGTGAGAGAGGCAAAACGACAGACGACAGAAGATTCCAAATATATTCAGCAACACTTGGCGAACGAGCGGACGTTTCTCGCTTGGATTCGCACCTCGATCGCGGTGATTGGGATTGCGTTTTTGATGATCAATTTGCATGAAAAAGCGACGGCGAGCGCATTATCAACATTTCTCGTTCAGCTTATCGGAGCATTGGCGGTGGTCATTTCCGTCTGCACGATTGTGTTTTCTACCGTTAGTTATGTCGTGAAGACGAAACAAATAAATGAGCAAACGTTCCGGCCGTCGCGTCCGTTAATTTGGTTTTTAGCTTCTCTATTGTTGTTGATTACCGGATTGTTTGGATATTATTTTTTTACCTTGCTTTAA
- the tnpC gene encoding IS66 family transposase — translation MLTVQQAVLTVESLISKVQQQKQLIHQLIQENEHLRQENKQLRKENEQLKYRVQELEARTKKNSSNSHLPPSSDRFEKKRSSREPSDKKPGGQEGHEGTTLRQVEHPHHRVVHRVHTCQGCGSSLRDVKPFKVDVRQVFDLPPVTMEVTQHEREVKSCPHCRCVQQAEFPSHVTNHVQYGPRITALVVYLYNIQMIPYQRLRDMMEELYQHPISTGTLVNMVKRGREALEPNMDIIEEALLQSDILHVDETSLRIDGKQAWVHVACTSAYTYLAPHASRGKKATDEIGILPRYKGTMMHDAFGTYPRYTEATHALCHAHHLRDLKGFIEQGHTWAKRMTTFLLNAKQVVEQHGGFLPEEEAKRWEHVYDRILEKANHQLEGMTPLPKKALSFVRRLQKRKEEALRFLREAHVPFDNNQAERDLRMVKVKENISGTFRQETFAQSFCIARSIVSTLTKHEKNVWDSLCLLLTGETIDRVLSAT, via the coding sequence ATGTTGACGGTACAACAAGCTGTATTGACGGTTGAAAGCTTAATCAGCAAAGTCCAACAACAAAAACAGCTCATTCATCAACTCATTCAAGAAAATGAACATTTGCGTCAAGAAAACAAACAGCTACGCAAAGAAAATGAACAACTGAAGTATCGTGTTCAAGAGCTGGAAGCACGCACGAAAAAAAACAGCTCTAATAGCCATCTGCCCCCATCTTCTGACCGTTTTGAGAAAAAGCGTTCCTCTCGTGAACCGTCTGACAAAAAGCCTGGCGGACAGGAGGGACATGAGGGAACGACGCTCCGTCAAGTGGAACATCCACATCATCGTGTCGTCCATCGCGTACATACGTGTCAAGGATGCGGGTCTTCTTTGCGTGACGTAAAACCGTTCAAAGTCGATGTCCGTCAAGTGTTTGATCTGCCTCCCGTGACGATGGAAGTGACACAACATGAACGCGAAGTGAAATCATGTCCACATTGCCGATGCGTGCAACAAGCCGAGTTCCCATCACACGTCACCAATCATGTGCAATATGGTCCACGGATCACGGCGCTTGTCGTGTATTTATACAACATACAAATGATTCCATATCAACGTTTACGTGACATGATGGAAGAGCTATATCAACATCCGATCAGCACAGGAACACTTGTCAATATGGTCAAACGAGGTCGCGAAGCACTCGAACCAAACATGGACATCATCGAGGAAGCATTGCTTCAATCGGACATCTTGCATGTCGATGAAACGAGCTTGCGGATCGATGGCAAACAGGCCTGGGTTCATGTCGCCTGTACATCCGCATATACGTACTTAGCTCCTCACGCTTCTCGTGGAAAGAAAGCAACCGATGAAATCGGGATTCTTCCACGATATAAAGGAACGATGATGCATGATGCATTCGGTACATACCCGAGATACACCGAAGCCACACATGCCCTTTGTCATGCCCATCATTTACGTGACTTGAAAGGATTCATCGAACAAGGGCATACATGGGCAAAACGGATGACCACGTTTCTATTAAATGCCAAACAAGTGGTCGAACAACATGGTGGCTTTCTTCCTGAAGAAGAAGCGAAACGTTGGGAGCACGTGTATGATCGCATACTCGAGAAAGCCAACCATCAGTTGGAAGGGATGACACCGTTGCCGAAAAAAGCGCTCTCCTTCGTTCGGCGACTTCAAAAACGAAAGGAAGAAGCGTTGCGCTTTTTGCGTGAAGCTCACGTTCCTTTTGACAACAACCAAGCCGAACGGGATCTTCGCATGGTCAAAGTCAAAGAGAACATCTCGGGTACATTTCGTCAGGAAACGTTCGCGCAGTCGTTTTGCATCGCAAGGAGCATCGTTTCCACACTCACCAAGCACGAAAAAAACGTGTGGGACTCGTTGTGTCTTCTGTTGACAGGCGAAACGATAGATCGTGTTCTTTCCGCTACGTAG
- the istB gene encoding IS21-like element IS5376 family helper ATPase IstB — MKERIHEYCHQLHLPVMAERWSAMAEYAATHNIPYSEFLFRLLEAEIVEKQERSIQTLIKLSKLPYRKTIDTFDFTAQPSVDERRIREMLTLSFIDQKENILFLGPPGIGKTHLAISIGMEAIVRGYKTYFITAHDLVTQLRRADQEGKLEKKLRMFVKPTVLIMDEMGCLKLDPNSAHYLFQVVARRYEHAPIILTSNKSFGEWGEIVGDSVLATAMLDRLLHHSIIFNLKGESYRLREKRLQEEKQKDQ; from the coding sequence ATGAAAGAACGAATACACGAGTATTGCCACCAACTCCATTTGCCTGTCATGGCGGAACGATGGTCCGCCATGGCAGAATACGCAGCTACTCATAATATACCATATTCGGAGTTTTTATTCCGCTTATTAGAGGCAGAAATCGTCGAAAAACAGGAACGATCGATCCAAACGCTCATCAAGCTGTCCAAACTGCCATATCGCAAGACGATCGATACGTTTGATTTTACCGCACAGCCTTCAGTGGATGAACGTCGGATTCGAGAGATGCTTACGTTGTCTTTTATTGACCAAAAAGAGAATATCCTTTTTCTCGGTCCACCGGGGATTGGAAAGACGCACCTGGCGATTTCGATTGGAATGGAGGCGATCGTAAGAGGATATAAAACGTATTTTATTACCGCCCATGATTTGGTCACTCAGTTAAGAAGAGCCGACCAGGAAGGAAAGCTGGAAAAAAAGCTTCGTATGTTTGTGAAGCCAACTGTTCTCATTATGGATGAAATGGGGTGCTTAAAACTGGACCCGAACAGCGCTCATTACTTATTTCAGGTCGTCGCCCGGCGGTACGAGCATGCCCCGATTATCCTCACCTCCAACAAAAGCTTTGGGGAATGGGGAGAAATCGTGGGAGATTCGGTTTTGGCGACAGCGATGTTAGATCGATTACTGCATCATTCCATCATTTTCAACCTAAAGGGGGAAAGCTATCGATTACGGGAAAAGAGGCTCCAAGAAGAAAAACAGAAGGATCAATGA
- a CDS encoding IS1634 family transposase, which yields MYIRRVTRKNKDGTTVAYLQLAHNEWDPKAKYAKAKVIYSFGREDEVDRAVLERLAKSISRFLSPEQAWEVEKLTGEASDDFQFQSCKHLGGVWLLDQLWSQLRLGEILNTLFASRHHQISLERLIFAMVANRALHPSSKLAMEEWVEKDVHIPHLPQVASHQLYRAMDELLAVQPELERQVFHAVADLLNLEVDLIYFDTTSSYFEVDPSETPEGESLRKQGFSKDKRPDLVQIVIGLAVTREGVPIRAWVWPGNTMDMTVIKQVKQDLIGWKLGRVISVMDRGFSSEENLRILQQAGGHYIVGEKMRSGKAAVKEALNRRGRYQQVCENLHIKEIIVGDGEARQRYVLVYNPSEAERQRKEREKLLESLKEELEGLRQLPNEAHHKATCRLRSHPSYGKYLRQLKDGTLRIDKQAVRDAEKYDGKYLIRTSDNTLSAEDVALGYKQLVDIEQAFRTLKPTLELRPMYHRLEDRIRAHVLLSWLALLLVRIVEIRTHESWPKVRDECERLVLGHFSSKNGDLYQRTELTTKQAQLFAALGLEPPPKILGIHPRT from the coding sequence ATGTACATACGGCGAGTAACACGCAAAAACAAAGATGGAACGACCGTGGCGTATCTCCAGCTTGCTCACAACGAATGGGATCCGAAGGCCAAATATGCGAAAGCGAAGGTGATTTATTCGTTTGGGCGCGAAGACGAGGTGGATCGCGCTGTCTTGGAGCGTCTGGCCAAAAGCATTTCGCGATTCCTTTCGCCCGAGCAGGCTTGGGAAGTCGAAAAGTTGACAGGAGAAGCTTCCGATGACTTTCAATTCCAGTCATGCAAACACCTCGGCGGCGTTTGGCTCTTGGATCAGCTCTGGAGCCAACTGCGATTAGGGGAGATTCTGAACACCTTGTTTGCCTCCCGGCATCACCAGATTTCGCTGGAACGGCTCATTTTTGCCATGGTGGCGAATCGTGCGCTTCATCCATCCAGCAAGTTAGCGATGGAGGAGTGGGTGGAGAAAGACGTGCATATCCCTCATCTTCCCCAAGTCGCCAGCCACCAGTTGTACCGGGCGATGGATGAGCTGCTGGCTGTGCAGCCGGAATTGGAACGCCAAGTGTTCCATGCCGTGGCCGATTTATTGAACCTGGAAGTCGATTTGATTTACTTTGATACGACTTCGTCGTACTTCGAAGTAGATCCATCCGAAACACCAGAAGGAGAATCGCTTCGAAAGCAGGGGTTTTCCAAAGATAAGCGTCCCGATTTGGTCCAAATCGTCATTGGACTGGCCGTCACCCGGGAAGGAGTCCCCATTCGCGCTTGGGTATGGCCTGGCAATACGATGGATATGACGGTCATCAAACAGGTGAAACAAGACTTGATTGGCTGGAAGCTTGGGCGTGTGATCAGCGTGATGGACCGCGGATTTTCGTCTGAAGAGAATTTGCGAATCTTGCAACAGGCCGGGGGACACTACATTGTCGGCGAAAAAATGCGGTCCGGCAAAGCCGCCGTCAAAGAGGCCCTGAACCGTCGCGGGCGCTACCAACAAGTTTGCGAGAACTTGCATATCAAAGAAATCATCGTGGGCGACGGAGAAGCGCGCCAGCGCTATGTTCTCGTGTACAATCCCAGCGAAGCCGAGCGCCAACGCAAGGAGCGAGAAAAGCTGCTCGAATCGCTGAAAGAGGAGTTAGAAGGGCTTCGCCAACTCCCAAACGAAGCTCATCATAAGGCTACTTGCCGATTGCGTTCCCATCCTTCCTATGGAAAATACTTGCGCCAGTTGAAGGACGGAACCCTTCGCATCGACAAGCAGGCGGTTCGTGATGCCGAAAAGTATGACGGAAAATATCTCATCCGGACATCCGATAACACCTTGTCTGCCGAGGATGTCGCGCTCGGGTATAAGCAGCTCGTAGATATCGAGCAGGCCTTTCGAACATTAAAGCCCACATTGGAATTGCGGCCTATGTATCATCGCTTGGAAGACCGCATTCGGGCGCACGTGCTACTCAGTTGGCTCGCTCTCTTGTTAGTTCGGATCGTGGAGATCCGAACCCATGAATCGTGGCCGAAAGTAAGAGACGAATGTGAACGTCTCGTGCTTGGACATTTTTCTTCAAAAAACGGCGACCTTTATCAACGAACAGAACTGACGACCAAACAAGCGCAACTCTTTGCGGCTCTAGGGCTGGAGCCTCCTCCGAAGATCCTAGGCATCCATCCTCGCACCTAG
- a CDS encoding ISL3 family transposase, which yields MLSIPLGLPEFKVIKQELLSYGYTIHVEKTETQERCPHCGFATSSVHDRRTRKVRDLAIFHQPVYLFIKVKRYRCWNCSQVFSASLESIPPHQHYTNRFCEYLYELCEGSTIQEVSRKHRIPYTTLERIYYSIASKKAKERQTVIEASSQEGMVLSLDEIAVKKGHQYETVLMDARAGSVMGMHADRQCDSAINLLSQNILSKEMVQTVILDMWEPYHKAVRALFPSASIVIDKYHVVQKVTQALDQARKEFSPLKKARYLLLKGCEKLRKDQRLRLDDILEEYPALSIAYYLKELFRDFYRTDGYHEAKERLEEWIQLAKQSPFASFQKAANTLERWKEPILSYFLCPYTNARIEGTNHKIKNIKRRAYGYRNLERFRLRVFLECTGNTTGSQAA from the coding sequence GTGCTTTCTATACCACTAGGATTGCCAGAATTTAAAGTGATTAAACAAGAACTTCTTTCCTATGGTTATACGATTCATGTAGAGAAAACAGAGACACAGGAACGTTGCCCTCATTGTGGGTTTGCCACTTCCTCTGTCCACGACAGACGGACAAGAAAAGTACGGGATTTGGCGATTTTCCATCAACCGGTGTACTTGTTCATAAAGGTAAAGCGCTATCGGTGCTGGAATTGTTCTCAAGTGTTTTCCGCCTCTTTGGAATCGATTCCACCCCATCAACACTACACCAATCGATTTTGTGAGTACTTGTATGAACTTTGCGAAGGCTCCACCATTCAAGAGGTTAGCCGAAAGCACCGCATCCCATATACAACATTGGAACGCATTTATTACTCCATCGCATCGAAAAAAGCAAAAGAGCGTCAAACAGTGATAGAAGCATCTTCTCAAGAAGGAATGGTGCTTAGTTTAGATGAAATCGCTGTAAAAAAGGGACATCAGTATGAAACTGTATTGATGGATGCCAGAGCCGGATCGGTCATGGGAATGCATGCCGATCGCCAATGTGACTCCGCCATCAACTTGTTGAGCCAAAATATCCTGTCGAAAGAAATGGTCCAAACGGTGATTCTTGACATGTGGGAACCTTATCATAAGGCGGTTCGCGCCCTGTTTCCATCTGCTTCGATTGTCATCGATAAGTACCATGTGGTTCAAAAAGTGACACAAGCCTTGGATCAAGCAAGAAAGGAATTTTCTCCATTGAAAAAGGCTCGATATCTTCTCTTGAAAGGCTGTGAAAAGCTTCGTAAGGACCAACGGCTTCGATTAGACGATATCTTGGAGGAGTATCCGGCACTTTCCATTGCTTATTATCTGAAAGAGTTGTTTCGGGATTTTTACCGAACCGATGGATATCATGAAGCAAAGGAACGCTTGGAAGAATGGATTCAGTTAGCCAAACAGAGCCCTTTTGCTTCTTTTCAGAAAGCAGCCAACACGCTTGAAAGGTGGAAGGAGCCTATTCTTTCCTACTTTTTGTGCCCATATACGAATGCCCGAATTGAGGGGACGAATCACAAGATCAAAAACATCAAACGCCGGGCATATGGCTATCGAAATCTAGAACGGTTTCGTTTGCGTGTATTTCTGGAGTGTACAGGGAACACTACAGGCAGTCAGGCTGCTTAA
- a CDS encoding DsrE/DsrF/DrsH-like family protein — MKVAIIAANGGLFDAYKVFNIATAAAAADAEVGVFFTFEGLNLIHKEAHKQLPIPEGKEHLQQGFQKANVPSIEELLQMAQEMGVKLIACQMTMDVMGLDKDQFVDGIEVAGAATFLQFAKDADITLAF, encoded by the coding sequence ATGAAAGTAGCGATTATTGCAGCCAATGGCGGGTTGTTTGATGCGTACAAGGTGTTCAACATCGCGACAGCTGCTGCGGCGGCAGACGCGGAAGTCGGGGTGTTCTTCACGTTTGAGGGGTTGAATCTCATCCATAAAGAAGCGCACAAGCAATTGCCGATTCCTGAAGGGAAAGAACATTTGCAACAAGGGTTCCAAAAAGCGAACGTTCCATCGATTGAAGAATTGCTTCAAATGGCGCAAGAAATGGGTGTAAAACTGATCGCCTGCCAAATGACGATGGATGTGATGGGGCTTGACAAAGATCAATTTGTCGATGGCATTGAAGTAGCGGGGGCGGCGACGTTCCTGCAGTTCGCGAAAGACGCGGACATTACATTGGCCTTCTAA
- a CDS encoding glutaredoxin family protein, translated as MAQVTVYTTTTCPYCVMAKNFLRAQGIPFREVNVELDPKAARRLVETTGQMGVPQIEINGRWVLGYDPETIMALWNEANHR; from the coding sequence ATGGCACAAGTCACTGTCTATACAACAACTACATGCCCGTATTGTGTAATGGCGAAAAACTTTTTGCGCGCCCAAGGCATTCCGTTTCGGGAAGTGAATGTTGAGTTGGATCCGAAAGCGGCGCGGAGACTGGTGGAAACGACCGGGCAAATGGGCGTGCCGCAAATCGAGATTAACGGCCGCTGGGTGCTCGGGTATGATCCGGAAACGATTATGGCGTTGTGGAATGAGGCGAATCATCGCTGA
- a CDS encoding MBL fold metallo-hydrolase has protein sequence MTKTISVKEIANQIIRGEELFIVDVRNPEDFADWRIEGKGVEVVNIPYFDVLDGIEPYLDRLPKDKSKTIYAVCAKGGSSEFVAEQLEAAGYMDVYSIEGGMKAWSEHLEPVKIGELKNGGTIYQFIRLGKGCLSYLVESNGEGALIDANRMTDVYVRFAKDHGIAIKHVLDTHLHADHISGGRKLAEELGAVYYLPPKDAEEVTFTYTPIQDGDRIRVGHVVIEALYSPGHTIGSTSFIVDDQYLLTGDILFIDSIGRPDLAGKAQDWVGDLRETLYQRYKQLADDLIVLPAHYMGPNEMNEDGSVAERLGVLYEKNHGLNISNDEEFRRTVTENLPPQPNAYKEIRQTNMGKLNPTEEEQREMEIGPNRCAVR, from the coding sequence TTGACGAAAACGATTTCGGTCAAAGAGATCGCCAATCAAATCATTCGCGGCGAGGAGCTGTTCATTGTGGACGTTCGCAACCCCGAAGATTTTGCCGATTGGCGGATTGAAGGGAAGGGTGTTGAGGTCGTCAATATTCCGTATTTTGACGTGTTGGACGGTATCGAACCGTATTTGGACCGTTTGCCGAAAGATAAAAGCAAGACGATTTACGCCGTTTGCGCGAAGGGCGGCTCGTCGGAGTTTGTGGCCGAACAGTTGGAAGCGGCGGGCTATATGGACGTTTATTCGATCGAAGGCGGCATGAAGGCGTGGAGCGAGCATTTGGAACCAGTGAAAATCGGCGAGTTGAAAAACGGAGGAACGATTTACCAATTCATTCGCCTCGGCAAAGGGTGTCTCTCGTATCTCGTCGAATCGAACGGCGAGGGGGCGTTGATCGATGCGAACCGCATGACAGATGTGTACGTCCGTTTTGCGAAGGATCATGGCATTGCGATCAAGCATGTGCTCGATACACACTTGCATGCCGATCATATTTCTGGCGGACGCAAATTGGCCGAAGAACTCGGCGCGGTCTATTATTTGCCGCCGAAAGACGCCGAAGAGGTGACGTTTACCTACACACCGATTCAAGATGGAGACCGCATCCGCGTCGGCCATGTCGTCATTGAAGCGCTGTATTCGCCGGGACATACGATCGGCAGCACATCGTTTATTGTGGACGATCAATATTTGTTAACCGGCGATATTTTGTTCATCGACTCAATCGGACGCCCGGATCTTGCAGGAAAGGCGCAAGACTGGGTTGGCGATCTGCGGGAGACGCTTTACCAGCGCTACAAACAGCTTGCCGACGACTTGATTGTGTTGCCGGCGCACTACATGGGCCCGAATGAAATGAACGAAGATGGCAGTGTGGCGGAACGGTTGGGGGTTCTTTATGAAAAAAATCATGGTTTAAATATTTCCAACGATGAAGAATTCCGCAGAACGGTCACGGAGAACTTGCCGCCGCAGCCGAATGCTTACAAGGAAATTCGGCAGACGAATATGGGGAAACTCAATCCAACAGAAGAAGAGCAGAGAGAGATGGAGATCGGTCCAAACCGCTGCGCCGTTCGGTAG
- a CDS encoding class I SAM-dependent methyltransferase — MAGHRFHYEHAERLLDPKRKEWIDPQQAISVLSVQSDDAVADLGAGNGYFTIPLAQATNGKVYAVDVQPEMIQLLKKRAQQFAITNIEYQVADVASTALPSHSMDKGIMAFVFHEVERKEAAIDEIRRVMKPNGQFLLIEWEAIESEMGPPLHERIPSDELFSYVKQKAGNVELVRFHPAVYGLLIRWE, encoded by the coding sequence ATGGCAGGACATCGTTTTCATTATGAGCATGCGGAACGATTATTGGATCCGAAGCGCAAGGAATGGATCGACCCGCAACAAGCGATTTCGGTCTTGTCTGTGCAATCGGATGATGCTGTAGCGGATTTAGGGGCGGGAAACGGTTATTTTACGATCCCGCTAGCGCAAGCAACCAATGGAAAAGTGTATGCGGTCGATGTGCAGCCGGAGATGATCCAGTTATTAAAAAAACGGGCGCAACAGTTTGCGATAACCAACATTGAATATCAGGTGGCGGATGTCGCCTCGACCGCCTTGCCTTCCCATTCGATGGACAAAGGGATCATGGCGTTCGTCTTTCATGAAGTGGAACGAAAGGAAGCTGCCATTGACGAAATTCGCCGCGTGATGAAGCCAAACGGGCAGTTTCTGTTGATCGAATGGGAAGCGATTGAGAGTGAAATGGGGCCGCCGCTTCATGAGCGGATTCCGTCGGATGAACTGTTTTCCTATGTGAAACAAAAGGCGGGCAACGTGGAACTTGTCCGTTTTCATCCAGCTGTCTATGGTCTTTTGATTCGCTGGGAATAA